A single genomic interval of Cellvibrio sp. PSBB023 harbors:
- a CDS encoding DEAD/DEAH box helicase, which translates to MSETIMFADLALSEPVMRAIQKVGYEQPSPIQAAAIPVLLAGGDILGMAQTGTGKTAAFALPLLSRIDTKQADPQILVLAPTRELAIQVAEAFQKYASEIPGFHVLPIYGGQDMTSQLRSLKRGAHVVVGTPGRVMDHLRRGSLNLNNLKALVLDEADEMLRMGFIDDVEWILEHTPKTRQTALFSATMPREIRHVCNNYLNNATEIKIASSQSTDANIEQVYWMVSGTNKLDALTRILEVEPFDGMIIFVRTKTATVELAEKLEARGYSAAALNGDMNQQLRERTIERLKTNKLDIVIATDVAARGIDVERVSHVVNYDIPYDSEAYVHRIGRTGRAGRSGKAILFVAPREKRLLYTIEKATKKPITLMELPSGATVTKHRIDQFTQQITDTLKEQSDLSFFNDLLAEFSHKNDVSPEEIASALAYLLQRERPLQVKFTDVKPERERSSRDERGGRDDRGSRDRGPREDRPRRERSDENMDRYRIEVGRNHEARPGDIVGAIANEAGIESRFIGHIKLHDEFSTVDLPTGMSKDILAKLKKVRVRNRPLEISLDTGPRGGDDFSRKPKRDFGPREGGRDKPRFGERDGKKTSFRPKKSD; encoded by the coding sequence ATGTCTGAAACTATTATGTTTGCCGATTTAGCCCTTTCTGAACCCGTTATGCGCGCCATCCAAAAGGTGGGCTACGAACAACCATCACCTATTCAAGCTGCTGCAATTCCCGTGTTGCTCGCAGGTGGCGATATTTTAGGTATGGCTCAGACCGGCACCGGTAAAACAGCGGCATTTGCATTGCCTTTGTTGTCACGCATCGACACCAAACAAGCAGATCCACAAATTCTGGTATTGGCACCGACGCGTGAGCTCGCGATCCAAGTTGCCGAAGCCTTCCAAAAATACGCCAGTGAAATTCCTGGTTTCCATGTGCTGCCGATTTACGGCGGCCAGGATATGACAAGCCAGTTGCGTTCATTAAAACGCGGTGCTCACGTTGTTGTGGGCACACCAGGCCGCGTGATGGATCACCTGCGTCGCGGCAGCTTGAACCTCAATAATTTAAAAGCGCTGGTACTCGATGAAGCCGACGAAATGTTGCGTATGGGCTTTATTGATGACGTTGAGTGGATTTTGGAGCACACACCCAAAACCCGCCAGACTGCCCTTTTTTCCGCCACCATGCCGCGCGAAATTCGCCATGTGTGCAACAACTATTTGAACAACGCTACTGAAATTAAAATTGCCAGCAGCCAATCAACCGACGCCAATATTGAGCAGGTTTATTGGATGGTTAGCGGCACCAACAAACTGGATGCACTTACCCGCATTTTGGAAGTTGAGCCCTTTGACGGCATGATTATTTTTGTGCGCACCAAAACCGCTACCGTTGAACTGGCAGAAAAACTGGAAGCCCGTGGTTACTCTGCAGCAGCATTAAATGGTGACATGAACCAACAATTGCGTGAACGCACTATCGAGCGATTGAAGACCAATAAACTTGATATCGTTATCGCTACTGATGTTGCCGCACGCGGTATCGATGTTGAGCGCGTAAGCCACGTAGTGAATTACGATATTCCTTACGATTCAGAAGCCTATGTACACCGCATTGGCCGTACCGGCCGTGCTGGTCGTAGCGGTAAAGCCATTTTGTTTGTTGCGCCACGTGAAAAGCGCTTGCTTTATACCATCGAAAAAGCAACCAAAAAGCCAATCACGCTGATGGAATTGCCAAGTGGTGCGACGGTTACCAAGCATCGTATTGATCAATTTACCCAACAAATTACCGATACCTTGAAAGAGCAATCAGACCTCAGCTTCTTCAATGATTTGTTGGCTGAGTTCAGCCATAAAAATGATGTATCGCCAGAAGAAATTGCCTCTGCCCTCGCCTACTTGTTACAGCGCGAGCGTCCATTGCAAGTGAAATTTACCGATGTGAAACCAGAGCGCGAGCGTAGCAGTCGCGATGAACGCGGTGGACGTGATGACCGTGGCAGCCGTGATCGTGGCCCACGTGAAGATCGCCCACGTCGTGAACGCAGCGATGAAAATATGGATCGCTACCGCATTGAAGTGGGCCGCAACCATGAAGCTCGCCCTGGCGACATCGTTGGTGCAATTGCCAATGAAGCCGGTATTGAAAGCCGTTTCATTGGACACATTAAACTGCACGATGAGTTTTCAACCGTAGATTTACCCACAGGTATGTCAAAAGATATTTTGGCAAAACTGAAAAAAGTGCGCGTGCGTAATCGCCCATTGGAAATCTCATTGGATACCGGCCCGCGCGGTGGCGATGATTTTAGCCGCAAGCCCAAGCGTGACTTTGGTCCACGTGAAGGCGGACGCGATAAGCCGCGTTTTGGTGAGCGCGATGGTAAAAAAACCAGCTTTCGCCCCAAGAAATCTGACTAA
- the rapA gene encoding RNA polymerase-associated protein RapA: MSRTRFAGEAAFVIGQRWISESEADLGLGIVLDVSNRRLTLSFPAAGERRTYAMDNAPVSRVKYEVGEKVRHQDGTKILITRIVEQAGCLMYVGLTKDDEEFAIPEFELDSFVQFSTPRDRLFAGQIDKHTHFTLRYQTLHFQNLHRQSAMFGLAGPRVQLLPHQLYIASEVSQRHAPRVLLADEVGLGKTIEAGLILHQQIMSGRVQRALIVVPASLQHQWLVEMLRRFNFAFTLLDEARCNALVGLDSVEESVDYVDDFADDFTENIEQQPDISNPFETAQLVICSLDFLTKNNYRYEQAVAAEWDLLLVDEAHHLQWSEKKPSKAYTCIEGLAQKSKGLLLLTATPEQLGLESHFARLRLLDPDRYYDLQAFIAEQKAYQPLNDLVQALLKEHSDSAQTIPAGLVKSLANYLPAETVSELQAQAENQTLGAAIDTAIHYLLDRHGTGRVLFRNTRNSVSGFPERKLQAHALQLTDADLLAVQAQPLAVQICAEHYWQQSTDSDWWLQDPRVVWLAEWLRQNRRKKVLVICANADSAQSIEEYLRLRKGLTTAVFHEGLNLIERDRAAAYFAEVEDGAQVLICSEIGSEGRNFQFAQDLVLFDLPTNPDLLEQRIGRLDRIGQTATVNIHVPYYEHSAQEKLLNWYHQGLNAFEKTCAIGQAAYVQFADALLPALINKDEAAFAALVEKTRLFSAELVAQLQQGRDRLLELNSCKPAQAEALVNALAENDVNTALPIYMEQVFDSFGIDYERHSEKSLVLHPSDHMRIEQFPGLPEGGLTVTYDRQQALSREDMQFLTWEHPLVRGAQDLISLSEFGNTAFCTLKLPPLKPGTLMLEALFVLHCPAPAELQLFRYMPQSLLRVLLDDKGKDLSNVLGITQLSKLLQKVPRNNAQDLVRHARPTLTTMVQKAEEITQARQAELIAEAQTKVGEQLNAELARMKALKAVNPNVRQEEIDYLAQRLAASQHFLSQATIRLDALRVVMTI; this comes from the coding sequence GTGAGTAGAACCAGGTTTGCGGGTGAGGCGGCTTTTGTTATTGGTCAACGCTGGATAAGTGAGTCAGAGGCGGATTTGGGGTTAGGCATAGTGTTGGATGTGTCCAATCGCCGTTTAACCTTGAGTTTCCCCGCAGCGGGCGAGCGCCGTACCTATGCAATGGATAATGCCCCTGTCAGTCGGGTGAAGTATGAGGTAGGCGAAAAGGTTCGCCATCAGGACGGCACCAAAATCCTGATAACCCGAATTGTGGAGCAAGCGGGCTGTTTGATGTACGTCGGCCTTACTAAAGACGATGAGGAATTTGCGATTCCCGAGTTTGAGCTTGATAGCTTTGTCCAATTCAGTACACCGCGCGATCGCTTGTTTGCGGGACAAATCGACAAACACACGCACTTTACGTTGCGCTATCAAACCTTGCACTTCCAGAATTTACATCGCCAGTCGGCCATGTTTGGCCTTGCGGGCCCGCGAGTCCAGTTGTTACCGCATCAGCTATATATCGCTAGCGAAGTATCCCAGCGCCATGCTCCTCGCGTATTGTTAGCCGATGAAGTTGGCTTGGGTAAAACTATTGAAGCAGGCTTGATTTTACATCAGCAAATTATGAGCGGTCGTGTACAGCGCGCCTTGATTGTGGTGCCGGCCAGTTTGCAGCATCAGTGGTTGGTGGAGATGTTGCGTCGTTTTAATTTCGCGTTCACCTTGTTAGATGAAGCGCGTTGCAATGCGTTGGTTGGGCTGGATAGTGTTGAAGAGTCCGTCGATTATGTCGATGATTTTGCGGATGACTTTACAGAAAATATTGAGCAGCAACCGGATATCAGCAACCCCTTTGAAACAGCACAGTTGGTCATTTGTTCACTGGATTTTCTCACCAAAAATAATTATCGCTATGAACAAGCTGTCGCGGCGGAATGGGATTTATTACTGGTCGATGAAGCGCATCACTTGCAGTGGAGCGAAAAGAAACCGAGCAAGGCCTATACTTGCATTGAAGGTTTAGCGCAAAAATCCAAAGGTTTATTGCTACTCACGGCAACGCCAGAGCAGTTAGGTTTGGAAAGTCATTTTGCACGCTTGCGTTTGCTTGATCCCGATCGCTATTACGACTTGCAAGCATTTATTGCAGAGCAAAAAGCCTACCAGCCACTGAATGATCTTGTGCAGGCATTATTAAAAGAGCATAGCGATAGCGCACAAACTATTCCTGCCGGTTTGGTGAAATCCCTGGCGAATTATTTGCCCGCCGAAACTGTCAGCGAGTTACAAGCTCAGGCAGAAAATCAAACACTGGGCGCGGCGATAGATACGGCAATTCACTATTTGTTGGATCGCCATGGCACTGGTCGTGTTTTGTTCCGCAACACTCGCAACTCAGTCAGTGGTTTCCCTGAGCGCAAACTGCAAGCACATGCCCTGCAGTTAACAGATGCTGATTTGCTTGCTGTGCAAGCGCAGCCATTAGCGGTACAAATCTGTGCAGAACATTATTGGCAGCAAAGTACCGACAGTGATTGGTGGTTGCAAGACCCACGCGTAGTTTGGCTGGCAGAATGGTTGCGCCAGAATCGCCGCAAAAAAGTATTGGTCATTTGCGCCAATGCAGATTCCGCGCAATCCATTGAAGAATATCTGCGGTTACGTAAAGGCCTGACCACAGCGGTATTCCATGAAGGCTTGAATCTGATTGAGCGCGATCGTGCGGCTGCTTATTTTGCAGAAGTGGAGGATGGCGCACAGGTATTGATTTGCTCGGAAATTGGCAGTGAAGGGCGCAACTTCCAGTTTGCACAGGATCTGGTGTTGTTTGATTTGCCCACCAACCCCGATTTGTTAGAGCAGCGCATTGGCCGTCTGGATCGTATCGGTCAAACGGCGACAGTGAATATCCATGTGCCTTATTACGAACATTCAGCACAAGAAAAACTACTCAATTGGTACCATCAGGGCCTGAATGCCTTTGAAAAAACCTGCGCAATAGGGCAGGCCGCCTATGTGCAATTTGCCGATGCCTTGTTGCCTGCATTAATCAATAAAGATGAAGCTGCGTTTGCTGCATTGGTTGAGAAAACCCGCCTATTTTCTGCCGAGTTAGTTGCGCAATTGCAACAGGGGCGTGACCGCTTGCTGGAGCTGAATTCCTGCAAGCCCGCTCAAGCAGAAGCATTAGTTAATGCCTTAGCTGAAAACGATGTAAACACTGCACTGCCAATATACATGGAACAGGTGTTTGATAGTTTTGGTATCGACTATGAAAGACACAGCGAGAAAAGTTTGGTGTTGCACCCCAGCGACCACATGCGCATTGAGCAATTTCCCGGCTTGCCCGAGGGTGGTTTGACAGTTACCTATGATCGCCAGCAAGCATTGTCGCGTGAAGATATGCAATTCCTGACTTGGGAGCATCCCTTGGTGCGAGGCGCTCAGGATTTAATTTCACTTAGCGAATTTGGCAATACCGCATTCTGCACCTTGAAGTTACCGCCATTAAAACCAGGCACTCTCATGCTGGAAGCCTTGTTTGTATTGCATTGCCCGGCGCCTGCGGAATTGCAGTTGTTCCGCTATATGCCACAATCCTTATTGCGCGTGTTGCTGGATGATAAAGGCAAGGACTTATCCAATGTGTTGGGTATCACCCAGTTGAGCAAGCTCTTGCAAAAAGTACCGCGAAACAACGCGCAGGACTTGGTGCGTCACGCGCGCCCAACCTTAACAACAATGGTTCAGAAAGCCGAAGAAATTACGCAAGCAAGGCAGGCAGAGTTAATCGCAGAGGCGCAAACCAAAGTGGGCGAGCAGTTGAATGCTGAGTTGGCGCGAATGAAGGCGCTCAAAGCAGTAAACCCCAATGTGCGCCAGGAAGAAATTGATTACCTGGCGCAGCGTTTGGCTGCCAGTCAGCACTTTTTATCGCAAGCCACAATTCGCCTGGATGCTTTGCGTGTGGTCATGACCATTTAA
- a CDS encoding D-hexose-6-phosphate mutarotase: MHINTPDAASTQRLEQLVAKSNCLRLTTSTEYYPDSVGTGLPLLIVETELCSAVISLQGAHLLEFKTVESDALLWLSPNCDFTPGVALRGGVPLCLPWFGVNQAYPDKPKHGFARNSFWELGEAHLLSDGAVELEFLFLSDANELFPYDFSAELRMTLGKSAKLELTINNTDTEDFDCSWAMHNYHRISSLTDVRVLGLAERSYLDNLEGHAEKYQSGDVSFNGPVDRVYPAIENSIRISGSPSIEITHNNCPSVVVWNPGQEAAAKIADIGEGQEQFYICVERGAVLGEKWFMAAGTSKSAWMEFKQV, from the coding sequence ATGCATATCAATACACCCGATGCCGCAAGCACCCAGCGCCTTGAACAATTAGTTGCCAAATCAAACTGTTTACGCCTGACCACCAGCACCGAGTACTATCCCGATTCAGTGGGCACAGGCCTGCCACTCCTGATAGTGGAAACCGAGCTGTGCAGTGCGGTCATCTCTCTGCAAGGCGCCCACCTGCTTGAGTTTAAAACAGTAGAGAGCGATGCCCTGTTATGGCTGAGCCCCAATTGTGACTTCACCCCGGGCGTTGCCCTGCGCGGCGGCGTTCCCCTCTGCCTGCCATGGTTCGGCGTTAACCAAGCCTATCCCGACAAACCCAAGCACGGCTTTGCCCGCAATAGCTTTTGGGAGCTGGGTGAGGCGCATCTACTCAGTGACGGTGCTGTCGAGCTGGAATTTTTATTCCTGAGCGATGCCAATGAACTCTTCCCTTACGACTTCTCTGCCGAATTGCGTATGACGTTGGGCAAAAGTGCCAAACTCGAATTGACCATCAACAATACCGATACCGAAGACTTTGACTGCAGCTGGGCGATGCACAATTATCATCGCATCAGCTCGCTAACGGACGTGCGTGTATTAGGTTTAGCCGAGCGGAGCTACCTGGACAATTTGGAAGGCCATGCAGAAAAATACCAATCCGGCGATGTCAGTTTCAATGGCCCCGTGGATCGTGTTTACCCTGCTATAGAGAACAGTATTCGCATCAGCGGATCACCTTCCATTGAAATCACACACAATAACTGCCCAAGCGTAGTCGTATGGAACCCCGGCCAAGAAGCTGCCGCCAAAATTGCCGACATAGGCGAAGGTCAGGAACAGTTTTATATCTGTGTAGAGCGTGGCGCTGTGCTTGGTGAAAAATGGTTCATGGCTGCAGGCACTAGTAAAAGTGCGTGGATGGAGTTTAAGCAGGTTTAG
- a CDS encoding outer membrane beta-barrel protein: MKKMLLVSSLMAAVVSLHAAAQQNPSPFYVGIGFGKVSVPTVEEIKFSDPNNGFIQFGYKINENFAIEGQYSKSIKDASASFEAEGIDVSDVWWSSIVSLNPGVTLADAQNMYPYVEVDASLGADVNVETTAIYGVYRSSGDLYVKAKAGYLREKSTLTMRANSYDLTAYVSDGDPFRFSAKRGDNNFDALDLGLSEKISESESGFSGGVGVGYKFTASLFSELEYTMLNDDLDFYSLSINYAF; the protein is encoded by the coding sequence ATGAAAAAAATGCTATTGGTATCGTCGTTAATGGCTGCAGTGGTTTCTCTGCATGCCGCTGCGCAGCAAAATCCGTCTCCCTTTTATGTAGGCATTGGCTTCGGTAAAGTTTCAGTTCCTACTGTTGAGGAGATTAAATTTAGCGATCCCAATAATGGATTCATCCAATTCGGTTATAAAATTAATGAAAATTTTGCCATAGAAGGACAGTACTCAAAATCTATTAAAGATGCATCTGCCAGTTTCGAAGCAGAAGGTATAGATGTTAGCGATGTCTGGTGGAGTTCAATAGTTTCGCTAAACCCTGGCGTTACCTTGGCCGATGCTCAGAACATGTATCCCTATGTTGAAGTTGATGCATCACTGGGTGCGGATGTAAATGTTGAAACCACAGCAATATATGGCGTGTATCGTTCTAGCGGTGATCTATATGTAAAAGCCAAAGCTGGTTATCTGCGGGAAAAGAGCACCTTAACCATGCGCGCAAACTCATACGACTTAACCGCCTATGTTTCAGACGGTGATCCATTTCGGTTCAGCGCCAAAAGAGGCGATAACAATTTCGATGCGCTAGATTTGGGGCTGTCCGAGAAAATTTCTGAAAGTGAGTCGGGTTTCTCGGGTGGCGTAGGTGTAGGTTATAAGTTTACTGCCAGTCTGTTTTCAGAGCTGGAATATACAATGTTGAATGATGATCTTGATTTTTATTCTTTGAGTATTAACTACGCCTTTTAA
- a CDS encoding malate dehydrogenase, with protein sequence MKAPVRVTVTGAAGQISYSLLFRIAAGDMLGKDQPVILQLLEITPALKALQGVAMELDDCAFPLLAGIVTTDDPSVAFKDTDYALLVGARPRGPGMERKDLLAANAAIFSVQGKAINDHASRNIKVLVVGNPANTNALIAQRNAPDINPRQFTAMTRLDHNRALSQLATKTGTSINNITKALIWGNHSSTQYPDLHNTLVDGKPALSLVDQAWYEADYIPTVQQRGAAIIAARGASSAASAANAAINHIRDWALGTPANDWTSMGVYSDGSYGIEKGLIYSFPVVCKNGDWEIVQGLDINEFSRARMTATEKELQEERDAVKELLPA encoded by the coding sequence GTGAAAGCACCTGTAAGAGTTACCGTCACTGGCGCCGCAGGCCAAATCAGCTACTCATTGTTGTTCCGCATCGCTGCTGGCGACATGTTAGGTAAAGATCAACCCGTTATCCTGCAATTGCTGGAAATCACCCCGGCTCTGAAAGCACTGCAAGGTGTAGCGATGGAATTGGACGATTGTGCATTCCCATTGTTGGCTGGCATTGTGACTACTGATGACCCATCGGTTGCCTTCAAAGATACCGATTACGCACTGTTGGTAGGCGCACGTCCACGCGGCCCAGGTATGGAGCGTAAAGATCTGCTGGCTGCTAACGCCGCGATCTTCTCTGTACAAGGCAAGGCAATCAACGATCACGCCTCACGCAACATCAAAGTATTGGTAGTTGGTAACCCTGCCAACACCAACGCATTGATCGCACAGCGCAATGCACCTGACATCAACCCACGTCAATTCACTGCCATGACCCGTTTGGATCACAACCGTGCACTGTCCCAGTTGGCGACCAAAACCGGCACCAGCATCAATAACATCACCAAAGCACTGATCTGGGGTAACCACTCATCTACCCAATACCCAGACCTGCACAACACCTTGGTTGATGGCAAGCCAGCGTTGAGCCTGGTTGATCAAGCATGGTACGAAGCAGATTACATCCCAACTGTACAACAACGTGGTGCTGCCATTATTGCTGCACGCGGCGCTTCTTCTGCTGCGTCTGCAGCAAACGCGGCAATCAATCATATCCGCGATTGGGCACTGGGCACTCCAGCAAATGATTGGACCAGCATGGGCGTATACAGCGATGGCTCTTACGGCATTGAAAAAGGCCTGATCTACTCATTCCCTGTTGTGTGTAAAAACGGTGATTGGGAAATCGTACAAGGTTTGGATATCAACGAATTCTCACGCGCTCGTATGACTGCAACCGAAAAAGAATTACAAGAAGAGCGTGATGCAGTGAAAGAGTTGCTGCCTGCGTAA
- a CDS encoding YkgJ family cysteine cluster protein translates to MSFYWGECQSTGGIVPDDLTLQVSPHHACMKGTETHPVHCTALEGVVGSQVSCSIYENRPSTCREFDILDEQGQLNEACTRARAHYGLPPVLLAVDQHLDTGGIQALP, encoded by the coding sequence GTGTCTTTCTATTGGGGCGAATGCCAGAGCACTGGCGGCATAGTCCCTGACGACCTGACCTTACAGGTCAGCCCCCACCACGCCTGTATGAAAGGCACAGAAACCCATCCGGTGCACTGTACAGCGCTGGAAGGTGTGGTTGGCTCGCAGGTGAGTTGTAGTATTTATGAGAATCGCCCAAGTACCTGTCGGGAGTTTGATATTTTGGATGAGCAGGGACAGTTGAACGAGGCATGTACACGTGCGCGTGCACATTATGGATTGCCTCCGGTGTTGCTTGCCGTGGATCAGCACCTGGACACGGGTGGTATCCAGGCACTGCCCTAA
- a CDS encoding TatD family hydrolase, translating into MLIDSHCHLDRLKLDAYSGDLGAAIAAAHERGIQQMLCIGISLENIQTVIDIAQAHPGVVASVGVHPCDVKEGAATAEQLINWASQPKVVALGETGLDYHYETESKEIQHDSFALHLRVGKQIGLPVVVHTREAKADTLALIKEHGSLEHSGVLHCFTEDWEMAKAALDLNYYISISGIVTFKTADQIRDVVRNMPIDRLLVETDSPYLAPIPYRGKPNEPKYVREVAQFVADVRGIPLQELAEHTTENFYRLFRKAKHYLPN; encoded by the coding sequence ATGTTAATCGACTCCCACTGCCACCTCGACCGACTCAAGCTTGACGCTTATAGCGGTGATTTAGGCGCAGCCATCGCGGCGGCACACGAGCGTGGAATTCAACAAATGCTGTGCATCGGTATTAGTTTGGAAAATATCCAGACGGTAATCGATATTGCCCAAGCTCATCCTGGTGTGGTCGCATCTGTAGGGGTTCATCCCTGCGATGTGAAAGAAGGGGCTGCAACCGCAGAGCAATTAATTAATTGGGCATCACAACCCAAAGTCGTTGCACTGGGTGAAACCGGTTTGGACTATCACTACGAAACTGAAAGCAAAGAGATCCAACACGACAGTTTTGCGCTGCACTTACGTGTGGGTAAACAAATTGGCCTGCCGGTTGTTGTGCATACTCGCGAAGCCAAAGCCGATACGCTGGCATTAATAAAAGAACATGGCAGCCTCGAACACAGCGGTGTACTGCATTGCTTTACCGAAGATTGGGAAATGGCGAAAGCGGCACTGGATTTGAATTACTACATTTCCATTTCCGGTATCGTTACCTTTAAGACGGCCGATCAAATTCGCGATGTGGTGCGTAATATGCCAATTGATCGTTTGTTGGTTGAAACTGATTCGCCATACCTCGCGCCCATTCCTTATCGCGGCAAACCCAATGAGCCAAAGTATGTACGCGAAGTGGCGCAGTTTGTTGCCGACGTACGTGGTATTCCACTGCAGGAATTGGCTGAGCACACCACTGAAAATTTTTATCGCCTGTTTCGCAAAGCTAAACACTATCTGCCTAATTGA